Proteins encoded together in one Triticum dicoccoides isolate Atlit2015 ecotype Zavitan chromosome 7B, WEW_v2.0, whole genome shotgun sequence window:
- the LOC119341558 gene encoding probable tRNA-splicing endonuclease subunit Sen2, producing MDMAGPRWKKGKDGKDFAALAAAHPMSSIVAELQSSLKGSKLVATLSSRGRDATLGVNLQQALLLNRAAFGRALDTAEAEKPWFQLGAEEVFYLYHGLKCISVSESKKLLSEGELWDHLCSASESFPEMYKAYSHLRSKNWVVRSGLQYGADFVAYRHHPALVHSEFAVVVVPEGVEFGGRCGRLKVWSDLLCALRASGSVAKTLLVLTVSSSICELSSPDCLEQLVVHERTITRWIAQQCREQRCEPSREEANKEEQDHTRERVVFNYWGVILGFTVLSSLLVYKLIF from the coding sequence ATGGACATGGCGGGTCCAAGATGGAAGAAGGGCAAAGACGGCAAGGACTTTGCAGCTCTGGCAGCAGCTCACCCCATGTCAAGCATTGTTGCTGAGCTCCAGTCCTCGCTGAAAGGCTCGAAACTTGTGGCAACTTTATCTAGTCGGGGCAGGGATGCGACCCTCGGTGTGAATCTGCAGCAAGCTTTACTTCTTAACCGTGCTGCCTTTGGCCGCGCGCTGGATACTGCCGAAGCAGAGAAACCGTGGTTCCAGCTGGGGGCTGAGGAGGTCTTCTATCTTTACCATGGTTTGAAGTGCATCTCAGTGTCGGAGAGCAAGAAGCTGTTGAGTGAAGGGGAGCTGTGGGATCACTTATGCTCCGCATCAGAGTCATTTCCTGAGATGTACAAGGCATACTCACATCTCAGATCGAAGAACTGGGTGGTGCGGTCAGGTTTGCAGTATGGCGCAGATTTTGTAGCTTACCGTCATCACCCAGCACTCGTCCACTCAGAGTTTGCTGTGGTTGTAGTTCCAGAAGGAGTGGAGTTCGGCGGTAGGTGTGGCCGCCTCAAGGTGTGGTCTGACCTTCTGTGTGCACTCCGAGCCTCTGGCAGTGTGGCCAAGACATTGTTGGTTCTGACAGTCTCCAGCAGTATTTGTGAACTGAGCTCCCCAGACTGTTTAGAACAACTGGTTGTTCATGAGAGAACAATTACTAGGTGGATAGCCCAGCAGTGCCGTGAGCAGCGATGTGAACCATCCAGAGAAGAAGCAAATAAGGAAGAACAGGATCACACACGAGAAAGAGTAGTTTTCAACTATTGGGGTGTAATACTAGGCTTCACAGTTCTTTCTAG